The genomic stretch GCAATCCCAAGGCCAGCGGCGTCCTGCCGGAGGTCTGAATAGCCTGCAAACCTTTTGTAAGCTGCTGATAATTTCTGGTTAAGGGTACCCGCACCTCGGCAGCACTGTTTTGAAAAGTAACAATTCCAATCCGGCCGCGAATCCTCGTCAGCAACTGTCCGGCAAACATTTTAGCCGCCTGAATCCGTTTGCCCCCCATGCTGGAGCTGGCGTCAATCACAAGACAAATATCATTGCCGTTGCGCCGGCAACGAATATAGTGACGCAAATCGTTTTTGGTAATAGAAAAACTGATATTAGCCTCCGTCATTTTACGGCAGGCCGCCGCATGAACCGTCTCAGAAATATTAAGGGAGGTTATTTCTTCGCCAGGCTTTTCCACCAGCTTTTTACTGACTTCCCAGCGGGAATAAAGAAGTGTTGACCGGTTGTATTGTCCCAACCGGTTGGATTGCTTACCATTTCGTTGAATTTTCTTCAGATACGCCGCCATTTTGTCCGGATTCTTACAGACCAGAGCATGCACCAGGCAGTTGGCCACCTCCTCATCAGGCGGTTTTACCAGATGCAGCGCGGCAGGCTTTTCCTCCGCTATGCCGACCAGCTTCTGCTCATTGCACTCTTGGGGCTGCGCCGTGTGTCCCATCGGCCTGTCGGAATTGCCGTGCCGGGCATCAGGCGGAGGTTCTCCGGCTTCCTCATCGCCGCCGTATGGCTGCACTGACCTGTCTTCAGCCTCAGCCTGATCCAGCTCATCACCCTTATCTTCTTCCGGCGCTGACTGATCACCGGCAAGCAGCGAATCGTTATCGGTAGCATAATCCGACATATCCAGCTTGGTATTGGCAGGATTATCGACCTGAATAATTTTTTCATTCCGTCGTAATTCCAGTTGATTGGCCAAAATCACCTGCTCCACCGCATGGATCATATAAAACAGACCGCTTAAAGCCTCCCGTGAAAGCATAACTGCCATATGGACATGATTTTCATGGGCTTTACACAGCGAGTCTTTCCTGCCATACACTAGTTTCCCTGTAATTCGCCCACCGCCTTCGCCGGTTTGTAAATCAACCGCATCAGGGTTAATTCGTCCGTTAAATATATCACTGGCATTATATTGGGCAATGGCATCCCGTAAGGCCTGGGCTACAGGTTCCGGCCGCAGACGGCCGCACTCATGAAAGA from Propionispora hippei DSM 15287 encodes the following:
- a CDS encoding vWA domain-containing protein, encoding MVLFDEKRLPADSVETAARRLAVVLEERKGARIGECAVVSRQVHTYDPQKPEVIQILQNSDAGQTFYHRRDRGRILHVDIFHECGRLRPEPVAQALRDAIAQYNASDIFNGRINPDAVDLQTGEGGGRITGKLVYGRKDSLCKAHENHVHMAVMLSREALSGLFYMIHAVEQVILANQLELRRNEKIIQVDNPANTKLDMSDYATDNDSLLAGDQSAPEEDKGDELDQAEAEDRSVQPYGGDEEAGEPPPDARHGNSDRPMGHTAQPQECNEQKLVGIAEEKPAALHLVKPPDEEVANCLVHALVCKNPDKMAAYLKKIQRNGKQSNRLGQYNRSTLLYSRWEVSKKLVEKPGEEITSLNISETVHAAACRKMTEANISFSITKNDLRHYIRCRRNGNDICLVIDASSSMGGKRIQAAKMFAGQLLTRIRGRIGIVTFQNSAAEVRVPLTRNYQQLTKGLQAIQTSGRTPLALGLQAGFQHLRKAKADKGVLILITDGLPDGPDCTTQQSVDDALLVARQIKKQGYRLIAIGLRPYQDYLDRLSQEADGVVYVFDTINSHLLNYETIAENLL